The following is a genomic window from Caldicellulosiruptor danielii.
TGCTGCTGTTTCTGCAACAACTGAACTTGCTGGATTATTTAAATCACACTTGTATGCAGGCCGTTTCATTTGCATAACTTCAGCTGGTCCCCAGAAGTTATGATCTTCAATTGGATCACCAACTTGATAGTAGTATACATACTTTGATGGATGGCATTTTACAAAGTAGTCGTTTACCCATTCTATCTGGTTAAGTATATGTTCAAGCTGGCCACTTTTCTCAAATGCTGCTTTATACTCATAAACTGCCCACGAAAGCATTGAAGCACTGTATGACATTGGTAGATTAAACTTTACATGATCGCCTGCATCATGCCAACCACCAGTAAGATCTAAACCTACATCTTTACCATCATTTAGACCAGAATCTCCGCGCCAGTTGTTACGGATCCATGATGGCAGTTTACCTGACATCTGAAATTCATAAAACATAATCGCTTTTTGGAGAGCTTCACCATAGTTAAAGGTTGTTGCTGCTTTTACATCACTGCTATTATATCTTGAAAATAGAAAGAAAATTTGAAAAAGAAATACTACAACAACACACAATGTTATCCTTTTTATTGCTTTTTTTAGTTTAAGCATTTTTAACCCTAACCCCCTTTTTTGATTTGATAGTTAATCTTAATTAATCGTATTGGATGGCATAATTTCGAATCTTATATTTAGTTCCCACAATAAATGTTTAATAATTACTTAGTTTTTAGCCGTTTTCTATCACCCCCTTCTTCCCTTTAATTCACTTGCTTAATGACTTTAACTATGCAGTCCCCTACTGACCTTAAATTTTTCTCATATATCCACAAATTCCCATTTAACGTTTATTATCATTTTGTAGCTGGAACTGGCTCTGGTTCATTATTGTTGTAGTATGTTGTAATATTAATGTTTTTCCCATTTGTACCTAAGGGTCGCTTGTGATCTAATCCAACAAACCTACCTTGACTGTCTTGCCAAAGAGCCGGTTTCAAAAATGAGTACTTTTTTTCATCCCATGTCGTAAAATCGTATCCAACCAACCCTCCAGTGTCGCCTGAGTTAGCATTAAAGCACCAAAATGTGTGATGAATATGATTTTCTATGATATAATCTCGTAGATACTTCATCCACTTTTCGTTATCGGCTCCATCCAGATGACCACCCCACTCACCTATCAGAAGAGGCGCAATGTTTTCTTCCATAATGTACGCCCAATTCGGACGCCAACAATCTTGTAGCAAAGACTCTTTTGTGAACCCTGGATAAAACCACGGCTGCTGGTAAACAGATGGCCCGTAATCATGTGGTGAATATACCACTTTATTTTGATATTTACCCAGATTAATAGGATACTTTCTAACACCTCGTAAGTTACCGCCCCACCATGTTGAATAGTAGTCGCTGGAGGATTTTGATGTCCATGTGACGTCATCCTTTGGATAGGCTTCAATCCCTTCAATTACAATAAGTAGGTTTGGATTTATATTTAGTATACGTTTTGCACATGTTTCAGCTGCATATTTCCAATTATTTATATCTGTTGAATTATCCCATTTCGCAAATGTTGTATCTTGCCACGGTTTTCCATGTGGCTCATTTTTTAGGTCAAAAGCTATAATAGTGTCATCATTTTTATACCTATTTGTAATCCACTCGCACGCTTTATAAAAATCCTCTGGAGTAAATTTTTCATCATACCATACTGGATAGATATGTCCCATTGCATCTGTTTTTATGCTGTGAATATCCAACATAATTTTCAATCCAACTTCTTTGCATGTTTGTACAACTATGTCAAATACTTCTAAACTGTTTTTGCCTTCAAGCTCTGGATTTACGTAGTAGTTTATATTTGGTTTTGGATAAATACCTTGCGACCAGTTCAATATAAGTTCTGCAGATATTGGAACTCTTAGCAGGTTAAAGCCTCTATTAGCTATTTCAGCAAGAGTATCTTTCAGATTACAACTCCATACACCATCAAATACATTTGTACCTGTATTGTATCCAAACCAGTTAATACCTGTTAACCATACAGGTCTACCATCTTTATCAACTATTTTGTTACCACTTACATAAAGCCAATCATCATTTGTATCATCAGGAATACTCGATGTTGGCGTTGGATTTGGAGTTACTGTTGGCGTTGGTATTGCTGTCTGCGTCGGCATTGGCGTCGTCGTCACCGTCGGAGTCGGAGTTGGTGTCGGTGTCGGGGTTGGTGTCGGTGTTGAGGTTACTGTTGGTGTCGGAGTTGGTGTTGCTGTTGGTGCTGGTGCAGGTGTCGCTCCACTCGGCTCCTGACCCCATACCAGCACACCATCTATATACGCCGTTACCTTCACATTCTCTCCATAACTCGTCATGCTCTGTAACCATGACCAGTCATTCCCCTGATTGTAATTGCTCCAGTCATCCTTGTTAAACCTTATCTGTATCTCTCCTGTGTCCTTCCCAGGCTGCAATTGCCCCGCTCCACTCTTAAATCCTATCTCCAAGTAATAGTCCGCTCCACTTACGCTACTGCTCAGCTTCATAAACTTGAATGTTACATTGCTTGCTCCTATCTGTGCCCAGTCTGATATCGCACTCTGTGCCCTGTCCCCATCTACTGTGTACCAGTACCTTATCGTTACCCTGCTCAAATCTACACTACTGCTTCCAGTGTTCACTACCTTCAACCACGGCCTTATTGTGTTTGTCGTGCTGTTCGTCTCCTTGTTAGCATACAGTACCTTTATCTGCCCGCTTGTCGCAGGTGTGCTAATAGGTGTCGGCGTCGGTGTTGGTGTTGGAGTCGGGGTTGGTGTTACTGTCGGTGTCGGTGTCGGGGTTGGTGTCGGTGTTGAGGTTACTGTTGGTGTCGGAGTTGGTGTTGCTGTTGGTGCTGGTGCAGGTGTCGCTCCACTCGGCTCCTGACCCCATACCAGCACACCATCTATATACGCCGTTACCTTCACATTCTCTCCATAACTCGTCATGCTCTGTAACCATGACCAGTCATTCCCCTGATTGTAATTGCTCCAGTCATCCTTGTTAAACCTTATCTGTATCTCTCCTGTGTCCTTCCCAGGCTGCAATTGCCCCGCTCCACTCTTAAATCCTATCTCCAAGTAATAGTCCGCTCCACTTACGCTACTGCTCAGCTTCACAAACTTGAATGTTACATTGCTTGCTCCTATCTGTGCCCAGTCTGATATCGCACTCTGTGCCCTGTCCCCATCTACTGTGTACCAGTACCTTATCGTTACCCTGCTCAAATCTATACTACTGCTTCCAGTGTTCACTACCTTCAACCACGGCCTTATCGTGTTTGTCGTGCTGTTTGTCTCCTTGTTAGCATACAGTACCTTTATCTGCCCGCTTGTCGCAGGTGTGCTAATAGGTGTCGGCGTCGGTGTTGGTGTTGGAGTCGGGGTTGGTGTTACTGTCGGTGTCGGGGTTGGTGTTACTGTCGGTGTCGGGGTTGGTGTTACTGTCGGCGTAGGTGTCACTGTCGGTGTCGGCGTCGGAGTTACGCTTGCAGTTGGCGTTGGGGTTAATGTTGGAAGTTGAATCTCTGGCGGAGTTGGTAAAGTTGTGGTTGTTGGAACAATAGATGGATCTATCAAACTCCAAAAAGCATACTTAGACATATAGTTTTCATCAAATAGCAACGGATAATCTTTCTTTCCGTAGTTTTTGCTTAACCATGAATAATCATCTTTTAATCCCCAAAACGTAACATTTGTGACTACATTCTTATATTTTTTGAATAAATCAAACAATTCTTTATATCTCTGAGCTTGCTTAATAAGCAACTCTCTTGGAGGGACAGCATAATTAGTGCTCGACCCCCACTGATAAAAACTCATATCAAGCTCTGTAATGTGAATCTCTAAGCCAGGTATTGAGCTAAACAACTTTATTGTATTCTCTATCTCACTAATTGATGGCCAATCTAAATTTATATGACACTGTAAACCCACTCCATGAATTGGAACTCCTTTTTCTTTCAAACTCTTTATCAGGTTGTATATAAACTGTCTCTTTTGGCTATTTTCTGTATTGTAATCGTTGTAAAACAATTTTGCATTTGGATCTGCTTCATGTGCCCATATAAATGCCTTCTCAATATATTCAGGTCCACATATGTTATACCAATTAGATCTTCTGTATCCATCACTCTGACCCTCATCTATAGCTTCGTTCACCACATCCCATGCATAAACCTTGCCTTTGTACCTTCCAACCACATCGTAAATATACTGTTTTAACCTACTAAGCAATGCATCTTTATTCAATGTATTTCCATTCGAGTCTTTAAAAAACCAATCAGGTGTTTGCTGATGCCATACAAGTGTATGACCTCTTATTGTCATGTTATTGCTTATCGCAAAATTCACAAATGAATCTGCTTTGCTAAAATTGTACGTATTTTCATTTATTAACAATTCAGAAGGTTTCATTTCATTCTCTGGTGTAATGCTGTTGAAATGTTTTAAAATGAGTTTCTTTTCCATCTCCGAAGCAAGGCTTGTATTTCCAAAAGCAACTCCAATTCTGAAATCATCTCTGTATTTCTCAACTAAGTTAGGTATCTCCCATTCAGGTTCAGCTAACTTAGATGAATCATATATTTTTAATTCATCAACCCAGAATGATAAACTTGCATTCTGAGCTTCTACGTACAGTATCAACTCATTTACCGTAACACCTGCTGGAACTGAATAACTTCCGCTGAGCTCAACCCAAGTATTATTTGGTACATCCTTGTTATATATCAAGTTTTCGTAACTTGTTATAGAATCAGTTGCAAATCTCCTTTGCATAGTCAATGACATCTTTTGTGTCGAACCGCTGTTCTGATATACCCAAACGCTTATCTTATATACTTTCCCTTGCTCCAAAATAGTGTTAACAGGAATTTGTGCTCCATGCCAATTAGATGTACGCCCACTAACGTACAGACTGTACTTACCAGAATACGCAACTGAACTGTCAGCCTTTATTGATACACCACTTCCCCTTGCCTGCCATCCCTCAGTTGTACCGCTTTCAAATCCAGTGGAATGTATTACTCCACCTGACAAATAGCTGTTCTCGTCCATTATACGAATACAGTCAACATTGAAATCTATTTTACTTTCCACAATAGTGTGTATGACAATTACCAAATTTTTTACATTGTTTAAATTTGGATTCCACCTGCCAACAATTTTTTTCCAATAATTTGGTATCGCTACAACCTCGCCTAATAGAGCACTTTTTACTCCACTTCCATCATCATAAACTGCAGAAATGCCGAAAGCAACTGGTTTTTGATTGTTGTGCTTTATATATCCAGATATCACCCATGTGGTTCCATTTTTAATAATGTTCTTAACATCAACAGCCACACCGCTCCATATTGAATTCCTGTTCGCCACTTTAATACTTTTCTTCCCATTATATGCGTCGTTTTCGTCAATCGTAATATTCGAACCACCGTACGCAAAATATGAAATTGATTCATTTTCTTCTTCAAAGTCCAATGCATATGTTTCTGCATTTACATTCTCTTGAAATAGGCTAATACCCATTAATATATTAAATAAAAATGTTAGTATTACTAATATCGACGTAATTCTATTTTTTGCATTTTTTGTTTTCATCAACAACCTAACCCCCTCTCTTAAATTCAACGCTAATCAGAGACATAATATTACTTAATTCCTTCATTCTTCTTTGGAATGCCATGTCAATTTATAACTATGAGGAGGAGGTGGTTCTCAATACCACCCCTCCTCATAAGCATATCCATAAACTTTTACATTCACCTTCTTTTTTACAGATTCTTACTGATTACCGAACAGAATTTCATATGTTGCATTAGCAATTGCTATATCACACTGTGCCCAGAACCTGTGATATCTGAACTCCGGTACCTGCCCTGACTTGTATGCCGCCTCTAACTTCGGCCAATCAGGATCTTGTTTGTACTTGCTCCTTATGTCTATAAACTTAACTCCACTCTTTATTACATCTCCATTCGGCATCTTCCCTGTCCATCCTGCTGGAATGTATACCTCTTGCTCAAAGAACCTCTTGTAATCCGCTCTCTTCTCTGGCGCTGATAAACCTTTCTCATCCCTGTACAACTTCCACATCCTGTCCAGCAATTCCTTCGCTAAATTCTTCGCTTCCTCATCAAATACTCCGTACTTCTTCGTTGCCGCACTGTAGTACAAAAGCGCATTCGCAAGTGATGCCGTTATACCCAAATCTGTACCATAATCTACTACCTTCACATGCAAGTTCGGATTACCTGTATATGTCCCATTCCATGTGTCTGGCTGCCCACTCCAATCAAGCGTCGATGGTATCGCAAATGTACCATCACTGTTCAACTTCACTACACTCTTAATCCAGCTTACCCACTTCTCAAGCAGTGCTCCTGCATCCTTATCCCCTGTCACATAGTAATACTCCGCTACCCTCTGCATCGACCATGCCTGGAATCCAAACCATGTGTTGCTACCCGGATCCCTATACACAGGGTTCGGTTCATACGCCATCCCATAAAATGTCGCTGTCCCTGCCGGATATTTCTCGTACCTGCCATTCCATGAATTTGTCGCGCCTCCTGCTATCGCTCCCTCCGCTGACTGCAACCACCTGTAAAATTCTATCTGCCTCTTCAAACTCTTCGCCCAGTCACTCGCTCCGTTCGGTGACTTCGGCTTCATATCACTATCATTTGCTAACGCCCATGCAGCCATCGGATTCTGATATCCAAAGTGCGCATGACTGCACCCTATCTTCCATGACCATGCACCATCAAGTGCTCCGCCCCATGCATAGTACCATGATAACAGATAATGTGCACTGTCATATCCTGTTCCTCCAGCCGCATTCTTGTCCTGACATCCTAATGGCTTGAAATACTTGTCAAACATCGCATACCTCAAATAGTCACCCATCTTCGCTGCCTTCGCTACATAGCTGCTTATCTCATTAAACTTACCTTGCTCCTTTGCCCATTCCTTCGCCCAGTAAGTAGCCTGAATAGCTCTCGCATCCGCATCCGGTGCGTTCGTATACCTCCACTGCTTCGAATAGTTCTGATCCTTAATAAACAGATCTAAAAATCCATTCGGTCCGCCCCATTTGAATTCCTCCCAGCTCGGATGCGGTACAGTCTCCCATACAGACTCCTCAGGCCCTCTCTGGAACGTGTTGATAAATGATGCCCGGCTCACTCCGTCCCCTCTCTTGCCATATCCATACCAGTTGTCTACGTCCATCAACCAGTGCATACCATACATCAATGTGCTACCATATGTGCTCACAAGCTCATTATGCAACGGATCCTTCCCAACAGGTACATTAAACTCAAGCGGCGATGGATACTTGTCCGGTGTCTCCCACTCACCTGCATACGTCGCTGGCTTGTTAGGATCATATGACCTCATCGGCTGATCTTCAGCCGACGGTATCATATACTTCTCTAATGTGTCCCATGCCGTCTTAAACTTGCTCCAATCACCTGTTAACTTCCCATACACTGCCTCAAGCCATACATAGTACGAAAATGCTTCGCTCGTGGTCAAATGACCATAATCAGGTGCCTCGCATATCAATGTCTCTACTGAATGATATGGTATCCCATCCTGGTTAAAATACCCATTCGCAGGATCATGTATCTTGTTCCACAACCACATAAACCTCTGCCCATATTCTCCAAGACCGCTAGGTGTGCCGCTCGGTGTAGGTGTAGGCGCAACTGTCACCGTCGGCGTCGGCGTCACCGTCGGACTCGGAGTTGGTGTCGGGGTCGGCGTCGGTGTCGGTGCTGGCGTCGGGGTTGAATAAATTGGAGTTCCCACGTTTACAGCATAATTTGTGATCTTTACCGTAGCCTGCCCATAAAACACCTCAGTTCCAACTTCAACGCTAATTATATACTTTGATGGATTCAAACCTCTCTGATTCACCAGCCAATTTACAAAATCCATTATATTGAAATTTGCAGTTGTAGTGCCTGTTGTTCTAACAAAAGAGTATACGTTCCAGCCAATATTGCCTTCATACACATCCCAAGTTGCTCCCGCTATATTAACTGTCGCAACCTTATTCCCCAATGGTCCTGCACCATTCCATCTATTTAGCCATATCATTATCTCATCAGTTGGAGTTGTACTCCAAGTCGGTTGGCTCGTATTAGCCAGCCAAATATCATATGCAAAATTCATACAGCTATTCTCAACACCTGTTATGCTGTAGCTAACAGTTGTATAGATACCTGTATTTGATGAAACCTGAACAGGCAACCCTGTTCCAGCGCCACAACCATCAGTCCAATGCCATCCACATACTATCGACTGATACGCTTTAACATCATAAGGATTAACATTCGGGAAATAAAAGCTCCATCCCATATCTGATTGATAAGTATTCATATCATAAGAATTAAAATATATTTTAGACCACCAGCCACTTCCAGCAAAGTTTTTTCCCCATGTATTATTGAACAAGTAATATTTATTGTTTGCAAAATATATTTTTGCATTTTCAGCCGACGACTCAATATTAGCCGGTGTAGAAGTCGGAGAAGGTGTTGGTGTTGGTGTTGGTGTTGGTGTCGGGGTCGGCGTCGGGGTCGGTGCAACCGTCACCGTCGGTGCAGGTGTCGCTCCACTCGGCTCCTGACCCCATACCAGCACACCATCTATATACGCCGTTACCTTCACATTCTCTCCATAACTCGTCATGCTCTGTAACCATGACCAGTCATTCCCCTGATTGTAATTGCTCCAGTCACTCTTGTTAAACCTTATCTGTATCTCTCCTGTGTCCTTCCCAGGCTGCAATTGCCCCGCTCCACTCTTAAATCCTATCTCCAAGTAATAGTCCGCTCCACTTACGCTACTGCTCAGCTTCACAAACTTGAATGTTACATTGCTTGCTCCTATCTGTGCCCAGTCTGATATCGCACTCTGTGCCCTGTCCCCATCTACTGTGTACCAGTACCTTATCGTTACCCTGCTCAAATCTATACTACTGCTTCCAGTGTTCACTACCTTCAACCACGGCCTTATTGTGTTTGTCGTGCTGTTCGTCTCCTTGTTAGCATACAATACCTTTATCTGCCCGCTTGTCGCAGGTGTGCTAACAGGTGTCGGCGTCGGTGTTGGTGTTGGAGTTGGTGTCGCTGTTACTGTCGGTGTCGGAGTCGGGGTTGGTGTCGGTGTCGGAGATGATGTTGTTACCCCAGAAGCTTCAATTACTGCCCAATAGGCTGGCTTCGCACTATAATCTTCAAAAAACAACAACGGCCAATCATTCTTACCGTAGAATGATCTTAACCATGAATAGTCATCTTTCAATCCCCAAAAAGTAACACTTTTTACTACATTTTTGTATTTTTTCAGCATTGTAAAAATCTCTTTGTATTTCTGAGCCTGCTTTTGAAGTAAATCCTGTGGTGGTGTGGAATAATTTTCACTGGAACCGTAGTTGTATAGACTCATATCAAGTTCTGTAATGTGAATCTCAATACCTGGTATCGAACTAAATAACTTAATACTGTTTTCTATTTCGCTAACAGATGGCCAGTTAACATTTATATGACATTGCATGCCAATACCATGAATAGGTATACCTTTAGATTTCAGGTTTTTTACCATGTTGTATATAAATTCTCTTTTCTTAGAAATCTCGGTATTATAGTCATTATAGAATAGCTTTGCATTAGGGTCTGCTTCATGAGCCCATATAAATGCTTTTTCAATGTACTCAGGACCACAAATTTCATACCATGTTGAACGTCTATAACCATCTGACTGATTCTCATCGATAGCTTCATTGACAACGTCCCATGCATACACTTTCCCTTTATACCTTCCAACAACATCATAAATATATTGCTTTAGTCTTGCTAATAATGCATCTTTGGATAATCTTTGCCCATTGCTATCTTTAAAGAACCAATCAGGTGTCTGATTATGCCAAACCAATGTATGACCTCTTATACCTATCTTGTTTGTACTCGCAAAGTCAACAAAAGCATCAGCAGTACTAAATCTATAACTTAGCCCAGTACTTGTCTGACCAGCTAATAAGCTTTCCGGCTTCATTTCATTCTCTGCCGTTATACTGTTAAAATGTTTCAATACCATTCGTTTGTCAGTATCATTGCTCAAACATCTTGCAGGTATTGCCACGCCTATTATAAAATCGTCTTTATAACTCTCACATAAACTTGGAATACTCCAGTCCGGCGCAGCTTGAGTTTCAACTGGAAAATAACTTATTGCACCAACCAGAGAAATACTAACAATAAACGCTACTAATACAACTCGAGAAATAATTCTAAATAGATTTCTCTTCATTTTATCTACTAACCCCCTCTTCTTATTTTTAAATTTTTAATTTTAAATTTTGTCAAAACAAATTGGCGACACTATTTAATTGTTCAATTTTGACACTATATGTTACCATTTTTTGAAAGCATATTTGTAATTACGAAATTCTTAATATGAGCAAAACTTTAAACAAAGGCTCTGGTGCTGCCGAATGTCTCACATCACATCGTGCAGCGTAAACCTAAATATTTTTTCGGCTTTTATTTAAACCTATTTTCTTATGTTAATCTTATATATACCATATGTGGCACATTGACTTTATAGAATTGATCATCATTAAAAACTCAGTTACAGCTTTTTCTTCCACAGTATCTAATTTTAAAAACCTTACTTTGAAGTTATAACTCTTTTTCCAAATTTTAAAGCTTCACATTTAAACTCTCAGTCTATTTAAAATGGCAATACTCATTTGAAAATATTTCAACCTCTGTGCAAAAATACTATCAACACATTTGACACAATTCTTACATCCAAGTTACATCACCAATTGCCACTTTGGCATTACACCAGAGCCCTCCATAAAAACCAAATTCCTTATGCTTACATTGAAATCTAACGTAATACTATGTGATAAACCGTTAAATTTGGAACCTCAAGTGTAAATACATTGTTCTCAATATTATCTATATTCCCCATCTTCCTTACAGCTGGGCTGTTGCTGTCAAATCCATATATTTCTGCTTTTGTATATTTCGTTGTGCTTGTTATGTTTATTTTGACTTGTAATTTTTGATCATAGTTTCTGTTTATTAGTATAATATGAAGCTCAGAATCATCCTGTCCATTTATTGAGGCATATACTGGCATATTTTCAACATCACTCGTATTTGCACTTACATTTGTATTGCCATATTTTGAGCCTTTTCCATCATAATTAAGATAAATGTTATATGCAGCTGTTGCATAACTACCAGAATCGCCCCATCTTGCCGCAAAGTACACTCCATATTTACCAAATATACCAAGTACATCTGCTAAGGCTATACCACCAGAAATATGATTTCGACCGCCATAGTCAAACTCACTTATAGCTAATTTAGTACCAGGAAAATATTTTTCAATGTCCGCTTTTATGTTTGGTATAATTGGCAGATAATCTGAAAACCACTGGTTTATCCAGCTGTTCTCACCAGCCGTAACTTGTCCTTTCACTGATGTTTTATATGTCGGGTCCCATAGTGTTCTCGGAGCTTGCATCCTAGCTATAGCAACTTCTTTTGAAGTGTCATTTTCACCA
Proteins encoded in this region:
- a CDS encoding endo-1,4-beta-xylanase; protein product: MKTKNAKNRITSILVILTFLFNILMGISLFQENVNAETYALDFEEENESISYFAYGGSNITIDENDAYNGKKSIKVANRNSIWSGVAVDVKNIIKNGTTWVISGYIKHNNQKPVAFGISAVYDDGSGVKSALLGEVVAIPNYWKKIVGRWNPNLNNVKNLVIVIHTIVESKIDFNVDCIRIMDENSYLSGGVIHSTGFESGTTEGWQARGSGVSIKADSSVAYSGKYSLYVSGRTSNWHGAQIPVNTILEQGKVYKISVWVYQNSGSTQKMSLTMQRRFATDSITSYENLIYNKDVPNNTWVELSGSYSVPAGVTVNELILYVEAQNASLSFWVDELKIYDSSKLAEPEWEIPNLVEKYRDDFRIGVAFGNTSLASEMEKKLILKHFNSITPENEMKPSELLINENTYNFSKADSFVNFAISNNMTIRGHTLVWHQQTPDWFFKDSNGNTLNKDALLSRLKQYIYDVVGRYKGKVYAWDVVNEAIDEGQSDGYRRSNWYNICGPEYIEKAFIWAHEADPNAKLFYNDYNTENSQKRQFIYNLIKSLKEKGVPIHGVGLQCHINLDWPSISEIENTIKLFSSIPGLEIHITELDMSFYQWGSSTNYAVPPRELLIKQAQRYKELFDLFKKYKNVVTNVTFWGLKDDYSWLSKNYGKKDYPLLFDENYMSKYAFWSLIDPSIVPTTTTLPTPPEIQLPTLTPTPTASVTPTPTPTVTPTPTVTPTPTPTVTPTPTPTVTPTPTPTPTPTPTPISTPATSGQIKVLYANKETNSTTNTIRPWLKVVNTGSSSIDLSRVTIRYWYTVDGDRAQSAISDWAQIGASNVTFKFVKLSSSVSGADYYLEIGFKSGAGQLQPGKDTGEIQIRFNKDDWSNYNQGNDWSWLQSMTSYGENVKVTAYIDGVLVWGQEPSGATPAPAPTATPTPTPTVTSTPTPTPTPTPTVTPTPTPTPTPTPTPISTPATSGQIKVLYANKETNSTTNTIRPWLKVVNTGSSSVDLSRVTIRYWYTVDGDRAQSAISDWAQIGASNVTFKFMKLSSSVSGADYYLEIGFKSGAGQLQPGKDTGEIQIRFNKDDWSNYNQGNDWSWLQSMTSYGENVKVTAYIDGVLVWGQEPSGATPAPAPTATPTPTPTVTSTPTPTPTPTPTPTPTVTTTPMPTQTAIPTPTVTPNPTPTSSIPDDTNDDWLYVSGNKIVDKDGRPVWLTGINWFGYNTGTNVFDGVWSCNLKDTLAEIANRGFNLLRVPISAELILNWSQGIYPKPNINYYVNPELEGKNSLEVFDIVVQTCKEVGLKIMLDIHSIKTDAMGHIYPVWYDEKFTPEDFYKACEWITNRYKNDDTIIAFDLKNEPHGKPWQDTTFAKWDNSTDINNWKYAAETCAKRILNINPNLLIVIEGIEAYPKDDVTWTSKSSSDYYSTWWGGNLRGVRKYPINLGKYQNKVVYSPHDYGPSVYQQPWFYPGFTKESLLQDCWRPNWAYIMEENIAPLLIGEWGGHLDGADNEKWMKYLRDYIIENHIHHTFWCFNANSGDTGGLVGYDFTTWDEKKYSFLKPALWQDSQGRFVGLDHKRPLGTNGKNINITTYYNNNEPEPVPATK
- a CDS encoding glycoside hydrolase family 48 protein is translated as MKRNLFRIISRVVLVAFIVSISLVGAISYFPVETQAAPDWSIPSLCESYKDDFIIGVAIPARCLSNDTDKRMVLKHFNSITAENEMKPESLLAGQTSTGLSYRFSTADAFVDFASTNKIGIRGHTLVWHNQTPDWFFKDSNGQRLSKDALLARLKQYIYDVVGRYKGKVYAWDVVNEAIDENQSDGYRRSTWYEICGPEYIEKAFIWAHEADPNAKLFYNDYNTEISKKREFIYNMVKNLKSKGIPIHGIGMQCHINVNWPSVSEIENSIKLFSSIPGIEIHITELDMSLYNYGSSENYSTPPQDLLQKQAQKYKEIFTMLKKYKNVVKSVTFWGLKDDYSWLRSFYGKNDWPLLFFEDYSAKPAYWAVIEASGVTTSSPTPTPTPTPTPTVTATPTPTPTPTPTPVSTPATSGQIKVLYANKETNSTTNTIRPWLKVVNTGSSSIDLSRVTIRYWYTVDGDRAQSAISDWAQIGASNVTFKFVKLSSSVSGADYYLEIGFKSGAGQLQPGKDTGEIQIRFNKSDWSNYNQGNDWSWLQSMTSYGENVKVTAYIDGVLVWGQEPSGATPAPTVTVAPTPTPTPTPTPTPTPTPSPTSTPANIESSAENAKIYFANNKYYLFNNTWGKNFAGSGWWSKIYFNSYDMNTYQSDMGWSFYFPNVNPYDVKAYQSIVCGWHWTDGCGAGTGLPVQVSSNTGIYTTVSYSITGVENSCMNFAYDIWLANTSQPTWSTTPTDEIMIWLNRWNGAGPLGNKVATVNIAGATWDVYEGNIGWNVYSFVRTTGTTTANFNIMDFVNWLVNQRGLNPSKYIISVEVGTEVFYGQATVKITNYAVNVGTPIYSTPTPAPTPTPTPTPTPSPTVTPTPTVTVAPTPTPSGTPSGLGEYGQRFMWLWNKIHDPANGYFNQDGIPYHSVETLICEAPDYGHLTTSEAFSYYVWLEAVYGKLTGDWSKFKTAWDTLEKYMIPSAEDQPMRSYDPNKPATYAGEWETPDKYPSPLEFNVPVGKDPLHNELVSTYGSTLMYGMHWLMDVDNWYGYGKRGDGVSRASFINTFQRGPEESVWETVPHPSWEEFKWGGPNGFLDLFIKDQNYSKQWRYTNAPDADARAIQATYWAKEWAKEQGKFNEISSYVAKAAKMGDYLRYAMFDKYFKPLGCQDKNAAGGTGYDSAHYLLSWYYAWGGALDGAWSWKIGCSHAHFGYQNPMAAWALANDSDMKPKSPNGASDWAKSLKRQIEFYRWLQSAEGAIAGGATNSWNGRYEKYPAGTATFYGMAYEPNPVYRDPGSNTWFGFQAWSMQRVAEYYYVTGDKDAGALLEKWVSWIKSVVKLNSDGTFAIPSTLDWSGQPDTWNGTYTGNPNLHVKVVDYGTDLGITASLANALLYYSAATKKYGVFDEEAKNLAKELLDRMWKLYRDEKGLSAPEKRADYKRFFEQEVYIPAGWTGKMPNGDVIKSGVKFIDIRSKYKQDPDWPKLEAAYKSGQVPEFRYHRFWAQCDIAIANATYEILFGNQ